In Candidatus Neomarinimicrobiota bacterium, a genomic segment contains:
- a CDS encoding isoprenyl transferase yields MRSRTEADLKALILEQGNLPRHIAIIMDGNGRWAKLRGLPRIAGHKEGVNSVREITRACGELGIETLTLYTFSSENWKRPRYEVDALMRLLVTTIREEVRELMKNNVRLTIIGCLDDLPKAAQREMRSAMDLTAANTGLNLNLALSYGGRQEILEAVRRLSRAVLDGQQPPEEIDEAVFANYLFTKDMPDPELVIRTSGEARLSNFLLWQSAYSELIISNALWPAFRRMELYETILEYQHRERRFGLLSEQVKPSSVVG; encoded by the coding sequence ATGAGATCTAGAACCGAAGCTGATCTGAAGGCGCTTATACTGGAGCAAGGCAATTTGCCCCGGCATATAGCTATCATTATGGATGGCAATGGCCGGTGGGCGAAATTGCGGGGGCTGCCCAGGATCGCCGGGCACAAGGAAGGTGTGAACTCCGTCAGGGAGATCACCCGCGCTTGCGGTGAGCTGGGTATCGAAACCCTTACGCTCTACACTTTCAGCTCTGAGAATTGGAAGCGCCCCCGTTATGAAGTGGATGCTCTCATGAGGCTGCTGGTGACGACCATCAGGGAAGAAGTGCGCGAGTTGATGAAGAACAACGTACGCCTCACCATCATCGGCTGCCTGGATGACCTGCCGAAGGCAGCTCAGCGGGAGATGCGAAGTGCCATGGATCTGACCGCCGCCAACACCGGCCTCAACCTTAACCTGGCCCTCAGCTACGGCGGGAGACAGGAGATTCTGGAGGCGGTTCGTCGTCTTTCACGAGCGGTTCTGGACGGCCAGCAGCCGCCGGAAGAGATTGACGAAGCGGTGTTTGCGAACTATCTCTTCACTAAAGACATGCCTGATCCGGAGCTGGTCATTCGTACCAGTGGCGAGGCCCGCCTGAGCAATTTTCTGCTGTGGCAATCGGCCTACAGCGAGTTGATCATTTCGAATGCCCTGTGGCCTGCATTCCGCCGGATGGAGCTATATGAGACAATTCTGGAATACCAGCATCGTGAGCGGCGCTTCGGCCTGCTGAGTGAACAGGTGAAACCGTCTTCAGTGGTAGGGTGA